The genomic DNA CCGATAGCCTTTTCTGACGCCGACATAACGTGCTGAAGTCTGGGACCTCCCAGTCAAGGTCGATCAATTTCAACAGGCTTTCCACAAAGCCCGTCGCCTGCCTCAAAGGCATTCCGAACAGCACTTTCAACGTGAGACAGGCTTGGATCGCCGCGTCGCTATAGCGTGGCTGGCGGCCCCGTTTGCCCCCCTCTCATGGTTTGCAAACAAACCACTGCCGGGCAACGGTAGGCGCAGCTTTCCAAGTGACCTCTGGGTTAAACCAAATGGTCAGTGACCCGCGTCGCTTCAGGGCCTTGTTATACTCAGGCCAGTTCCTCGTGCGGTAAATCGGGGCGATAGGTTTACTCATGACGCCAGCTACCATGCTGGATTTACAACATGAATCCCTGATACGAGACTATTTGTGCAACAAAGCCCCATATCCCTCACTAACGTTTTATGCCAAAAACGCTCCAGATTGTGTGAAAAATCGGAGTTTGGCTTCTTTTGGTCCCGCTGTTTTTCAGATGTCGACCTGTCAGACCTTCAGCTCAACGAGAGAGGCCATAAATTTGGCCCTTTTTAGCGTTTTTAAGAGTAGCCAATAGTTTTCACACAGTCTGGCTCGTTTGTGGAACAGTCTCGGAGGTCCGGTGTGCGGACTTAGCGGCCCTCCGATAGAACAGTTTGAGTATCCGTTTACACCTTTTCTGGATGCCCATCGTTCTGGGGTGCATCATCACAGATATTATACCATGAAGGTTTTTCACCAACGAACTCATGGGATTGGTTTGTGAGGCCGAAATCTCCATCAAGGGCATTTGCCGCGATTGGGAAACTATCTTCGGTGGATAATATCTCGCCGAGTGATGTGCCGCAGATTTTGCAAAAGCAGCGCGCATAAATATATGGGGCTATCGGTTCGAAAACCTGAACGCAGTCCTTACCTGCAATCCATCCGAGGTCTTCCTTATTAATGAATGCAATGGTTCTAGCGCCAACCTTACGACATCTTGAGCAGTGGCACGTACCAACAAATGACGGTTTGTTCGCTAGCTCAAATTGGACTGCTTTGCAGCAGCAACTTCCCTTTATCATAGCCTGTCCTCTCATGTTTCGGTGGCCTTGTTCGCACGTTTGCATGGCAACATAAATATGGCATGCTGACAGCATCATGGCAGCATTCATTCTGAGGAACATCTTTTGCGTAAAGCCGAGCGATTATTTGAAGTTGTCCAGCTTCTCCATCCGGTATCGTTTCATAAACATAAGCATGTATCTGTCCTTGGTCCAAGATGGGGTCTAATGGGTAATGGTTTCGAGAGCTGTTTGGCCCCAAAAAGGGTCTGTTGGATTGATGTAAGTTCAGGTTATCAATTGGTAGATCGACGAACATACCAGAGCGCAAATATAGTATTGGGCACCCAACATGACCAAGCCAGAAACGGGTAGACCTGATGATATGGCATTGCCAGACCAACGGCAAAAATCAGTAACTGTAAGCGCAAGGATACAGCTGCAAAGGTCAGCGCGACCGAGTAAG from Octadecabacter antarcticus 307 includes the following:
- a CDS encoding GFA family protein, whose product is MFLRMNAAMMLSACHIYVAMQTCEQGHRNMRGQAMIKGSCCCKAVQFELANKPSFVGTCHCSRCRKVGARTIAFINKEDLGWIAGKDCVQVFEPIAPYIYARCFCKICGTSLGEILSTEDSFPIAANALDGDFGLTNQSHEFVGEKPSWYNICDDAPQNDGHPEKV